In one Bacteroidales bacterium WCE2004 genomic region, the following are encoded:
- a CDS encoding Na+-transporting NADH:ubiquinone oxidoreductase subunit E (manually curated): MEYVSLFVKSIFVDNMIFAYFLGMCSYLAVSKNVKTANGLGLAVIFVLFFTLPINWALNKFVLQPGALSWLGPQFATVDLSFLSFILFIAVIAAFVQLVEMFVEKFLPSLYSSLGIFLPLIAVNCAILGGSLFMQQRDFASFGEPLVYGLGSGLGWYLAIVSLAAIREKLSYSNVPAPLKGVGITFITVGLMGMAFMIFMGIQL; the protein is encoded by the coding sequence ATGGAATACGTAAGCTTATTCGTCAAGTCAATCTTCGTTGACAATATGATCTTCGCATACTTCCTGGGTATGTGCTCATACCTGGCGGTATCGAAGAACGTGAAGACAGCCAATGGCCTGGGCCTCGCTGTGATCTTCGTCCTCTTCTTCACCCTGCCCATCAACTGGGCCCTCAACAAGTTCGTGCTCCAGCCCGGCGCACTGAGCTGGCTGGGCCCCCAGTTCGCAACGGTGGACCTGAGCTTCCTGAGCTTCATCCTCTTCATCGCCGTGATCGCCGCCTTCGTGCAGCTGGTCGAGATGTTCGTGGAGAAGTTCCTTCCTTCGCTGTACTCCTCGCTCGGTATCTTCCTGCCGCTGATCGCCGTGAACTGCGCCATCCTGGGCGGTTCCCTCTTCATGCAGCAGCGCGACTTCGCGAGCTTCGGCGAGCCGCTCGTCTATGGCCTCGGTTCCGGTCTCGGCTGGTACCTCGCCATCGTGAGCCTCGCCGCCATCCGGGAGAAGCTGTCCTACAGCAACGTCCCCGCCCCGCTCAAGGGCGTCGGCATCACCTTCATCACGGTGGGCCTGATGGGTATGGCATTCATGATCTTTATGGGTATCCAGCTTTAG
- a CDS encoding Na+-transporting NADH:ubiquinone oxidoreductase subunit F, whose amino-acid sequence MTPTIIASIAVIVILTLLLVVLLLYVKAKITPTGTVDIDINNGKKTLKVNPGNSLMNTLAEQKIFLPSACGGKANCGQCKVQVLEGGGEILPTETGFFNRKQIKDGWRLGCQVKVKDNLKIQVAESALSVKKLECEVISNENVATFIKEFTVKLPEGEELEFKSGEYIQIDIPAYEADFSDMGVADIYKGDWDKFGITPLKFKNEVPTIRAYSMASYPGEKGIIKLNVRIATPPFDRTQPKGVFKFVPGVPPGIASTYVFSRKPGDKVMISGPYGEFLLPKNDPDNVEYIFVGGGAGMAPLRSHIMELFRTLKTGRKVSFFYGARALVEAFYLEDFAEIEKEFPNFKFHLALDRPDPAADAAGVKYTAGFVHNVMYETYLKDHETPEDIKYFMCGPPMMTKCVNELLDSLGVPPENILYDNFGG is encoded by the coding sequence ATGACACCTACAATAATCGCTTCTATCGCAGTCATCGTCATCCTGACCTTGCTGCTGGTGGTCTTGCTGCTCTATGTCAAGGCCAAGATCACCCCGACCGGTACGGTCGACATCGATATCAACAACGGTAAGAAAACCCTCAAGGTCAATCCCGGCAACTCGCTGATGAACACGCTTGCCGAGCAGAAGATCTTCCTCCCCTCCGCCTGCGGCGGCAAGGCCAACTGCGGCCAGTGCAAGGTCCAGGTGCTCGAGGGCGGCGGCGAGATCCTCCCGACCGAGACCGGCTTCTTCAACCGCAAGCAGATCAAGGACGGCTGGCGCCTGGGCTGCCAGGTCAAGGTCAAGGACAACCTCAAGATCCAGGTGGCCGAATCCGCCCTGTCCGTCAAGAAACTCGAGTGCGAGGTGATCTCCAACGAGAACGTCGCTACGTTCATCAAGGAATTCACCGTCAAGCTCCCCGAGGGCGAAGAGCTCGAGTTCAAGAGCGGCGAGTACATCCAGATCGACATCCCCGCCTACGAGGCCGACTTCTCCGACATGGGCGTGGCCGACATCTACAAGGGCGACTGGGACAAGTTCGGCATCACCCCGCTCAAGTTCAAGAACGAGGTTCCGACCATCCGCGCCTACTCCATGGCTTCCTACCCGGGCGAGAAGGGCATCATCAAGCTCAACGTGCGTATCGCGACCCCGCCGTTCGACCGCACGCAGCCGAAGGGCGTCTTCAAGTTCGTGCCGGGCGTGCCTCCGGGAATCGCCTCCACCTACGTCTTCTCCCGCAAGCCGGGCGACAAGGTGATGATCAGCGGTCCTTACGGTGAGTTCCTCCTGCCGAAGAACGATCCGGACAACGTGGAATACATCTTCGTCGGCGGCGGCGCCGGCATGGCCCCGCTCCGCAGCCACATCATGGAGCTCTTCCGCACGCTCAAGACCGGCCGCAAGGTCAGCTTCTTCTACGGCGCCCGCGCCCTCGTGGAGGCCTTCTACCTGGAGGACTTCGCCGAGATCGAGAAGGAGTTCCCGAACTTCAAGTTCCACCTGGCCCTCGACCGTCCGGATCCCGCAGCGGATGCCGCAGGCGTCAAGTACACCGCCGGCTTCGTCCACAACGTGATGTACGAGACCTACCTCAAGGACCACGAGACCCCCGAGGATATCAAGTACTTCATGTGCGGTCCTCCCATGATGACCAAGTGCGTGAACGAACTGCTCGATTCGCTCGGCGTCCCGCCGGAGAACATCCTCTACGACAACTTCGGAGGTTAA